ACAGTTTATAGTGAGATGACAGGACAAAAGCAATATTCATACCTGAAATGACATTTGATTGTAGAgatcttttataattttgtacTGTTTTGTTTGTAAGTTAACAGCTGAAACTGTTTTGTGCTACttgattttgataataaaaacacaatttgccatttattttgttcatagatttttaatatcatttaacCTGAGCTACACTTATTTAATTAAGGAATGAAGATAACATCTTTATGTTTTCATCGAGGTATGAAAAAGAAACTGGTCACATACTATGAAACCGCGAAGCGGTTTCTTAGAAAATGTGATTAGGGTTTTTTCATACCTCGatggaaactaaaaaaaaatctctCCATTTCTTATAATTTAGCAGTAATTATAgtgaataataaaacaatatggtATGTTACAACGCTATTTTCAAGTCACGTTTTTCCAGCAGAACAACGAGACGTCATCGAGCGTGCATTAATTTTGTTATGAGGTTATGAAAAAACAATCTAGATCAACACAGACAACCAATAGTGGTGAATACAAACACCTAAATTTTACAATTGTGTTATTGATTTGTGATTAATTGGGGAACTATTATAAAAACCAGGGGCcaaataaacagataaatttaTACTGTCTGTACCTCAgtttaattgaaacaaatatattgttaGTGAAAAGCAAATTAAACAGTTTTCCATAAATGCAGTTACACCACCAATTACACAAACAGTcgttcaaacattaaaaagtactacaaacaaacaaaaccgcACTTCTGTTGGACTTCCTGTCCTCATGTTGTCATTTGTTTAAATGTCTTCCGAGCCCTCCTCAGGCTGTGAGGAGACAGGGATACCAGCTGTTACCATGCTAGCTGTGAAAATGTCCTCAGGCAAGGTTTGTCGGGGAGCTGACTGTTCCTGTGACTGTGACTGTCCCTGGAGGTAACCTGGGTGTGTTTGGCGAATATAATCGCACCCCATGGAACCCCACACGCTGGTTGGAGGTGGGTTGCTGGTCCACTGTGAGGGATCAGGCTGCCACTGTGGTTGCTGGTATGACATGGGTCTGCCTGTAACTGGAGCTTGAGGTTGGGGCGGAGATTGTGTGTCACTGCGTGCATGGGCTTTTCGCTGGACATCTTGCAGATTAGTCCAAATGCGGTTTGATGCCTCCATGTACAGGTCCTCAGGCAGCTGTCTAAGAATGTTCGCACTCATGTCGGCAAAGTGTTGCCTCTGACGCTCCTGGGCGGTACTCCCTGGTCGGAGGTACTTGGCCAAAGTGTCTCCTACCACCATTAGCTGCTGACTACAACGGACAAGAGCCTGAATACCCTCATCAGGCGCTGTATCGACTACCTTGGCTTTCTTAGGGTCACGCACAAGTGGAGGTCGTGTGTATGTGGCAGGGTCTGAAGACGCAGAGATAGGAGGAGTACTATTTGGTCGCTCTAACGAAGCATCCGCTGCAGAGACGTCCTCTTCGGCTTCTTGTGTGGAGACAACTCGGTTAGTCTGGCCCTCGTCATCAAGGCCATGAAGTTGGACGTGAAGTCTGGCTGCTCTTTTCtgctttatctgtaaaatattaaaGACAGCACTTTTTAGTGGTATGTACATTTAAAAACAGGGGACGTGTGTGGCGCCCAGTGGTATGGGATCCGACAATCGAACATCGTTTTGTGAGAAAGCCTTCCGGCTGACTTGCGGTAGGTCAGTGGTTCCACCAAGTTGTCTGTCTTGTTATTAGCCGGGCGTCGCgcaatgactgaaatactgtcgaagtCACGTAAAACCCAACATAAACAAAAAAGCAAACGTTTAAAAACAATGTtggaaactgaaaacaaatgtgaaataaaaaaggtacacgttaaaataatgtttatgctttatatttaataacttgtactgaaaataaattatttcacttACGCTGCAAACAGTTCGGGATTTCACTGCACCTATGTGCGGAAGGAGAAACTGGAAACGTTCCCACAGTCTCCTGGCCTTGTCAGTAACTCCTTCTACTTCAAAACCACTCCCAGATGGAGTGACCTTCTTGTTCTTGATTTCACTCAGCTTGGACCTTGTGGACTGATACCACTGTTTGATATCCTTGGCATCACGGACTATAAGTTCACTCAGCTCCTCCCATTTCCTCTCCCTGGATTGTGTATCCCTCCATTGGTCTCTTTGTTTGTTGTACAGGAAGTCATTGGCTAACAAGAACTCACGAATCTTGTCCTGATCTTCCTCGGAGATGATACTGAAAGTACATTACAAACAaagcatttgaaaataattacataGGATGAGAAAACATGCATTTTCCGTCATTATTCAACACGGGCTCGACATAATTTCTTAATTGAATGATTAAGCAATCCACGAGCTTAACATGAATGAAAAAATGGTAGGAgttgacatatttttttaaaattaatttaaaattaattacaatgaatcagttttatttttttaaatcaattaaatattaCTGAAGTGCATGAAATGCTTCTAACACTATGCGATTCCTGGGCTTCTTGGT
This window of the Mercenaria mercenaria strain notata chromosome 5, MADL_Memer_1, whole genome shotgun sequence genome carries:
- the LOC128557511 gene encoding uncharacterized protein LOC128557511 — encoded protein: MMSGNDSTVVGKESCDSVLDDASDVHDSADGGETQEDVTQNTKPKSKTKKPRNRIVIISEEDQDKIREFLLANDFLYNKQRDQWRDTQSRERKWEELSELIVRDAKDIKQWYQSTRSKLSEIKNKKVTPSGSGFEVEGVTDKARRLWERFQFLLPHIGAVKSRTVCSIKQKRAARLHVQLHGLDDEGQTNRVVSTQEAEEDVSAADASLERPNSTPPISASSDPATYTRPPLVRDPKKAKVVDTAPDEGIQALVRCSQQLMVVGDTLAKYLRPGSTAQERQRQHFADMSANILRQLPEDLYMEASNRIWTNLQDVQRKAHARSDTQSPPQPQAPVTGRPMSYQQPQWQPDPSQWTSNPPPTSVWGSMGCDYIRQTHPGYLQGQSQSQEQSAPRQTLPEDIFTASMVTAGIPVSSQPEEGSEDI